The Sylvia atricapilla isolate bSylAtr1 chromosome 9, bSylAtr1.pri, whole genome shotgun sequence genomic sequence aggaaggaagtgaaggaggtgaagaagaaagaaaactatttcCATTAAAACACAGAGTCCCACAATGTTTTTCAAAGAGGAACTAGCATCTGTGCTTTGAGATGCATCATCCAGGAATGTTGCTTTgagcaaatattaatttttcctaaaaatcatgtattttttaGGGGAAATAATCACCAATTTTTTGGAGTCTATTTGTGCAAAGCCTGAAATTCCACTCCCTGCTTTGTGTAAACTCTGTTATACAGGCTCACATGGGTCCTTGAAAGAGCACTGAGCTGGCTCTGGCTCCACTTGGCTTTGATTAAATTGATTTGCTCTTCTGCACCTCAGTTTCCCTCGGCTCTGAAATGGACCTGTAGGGCTTTGTCTCACCACGGCTGGGTGAAGCTGGAGGCTAAAATGAGAGAGACAGCAAGATTtccagcatcctgcagcagaaacacacaGTTACTTGTTATTGCAGTTTCCAAGCCACGGCCAGGAcgacaaaaggaaaacaaacctgttTGGCAAATAATTCGTTGAAGTTTCAGACTTTGCCCCTGCAGTGAGGCTGCTACAGCGACTTGCAGCCTCTTGTGCCCGCAGGCCAGACCCAGGGACATGCAAGCAAGGAGCTGCCACGGGGGTTTTGTCACAAAGGGACATACCTTCCTGATAGCTGTGGGGGCCAGCCCTGCTTCGGGGCACAGGGGAGCTTTGAGATAAGCACTGAGCGATTCCCTGGCCTCATCAGTGAGCCCAAAACGATTAAATCATTGAATTGACTTAAATTCCGCATCAGTGTGGGAACATGTGATTGGTAAAGTGTGATTTGCTCCTCAGGATGGAGCTGACAGCGAGGCCACTGTCTGGAaggcacagagccctgccctCATCCCAGGGCCTGGTCGGTCATGTCCTGTCACCCCAACGCACCACAGCATGTGGGTGGATCCTTGAGACCTCCCTGTCTTTGGGAAATCAGCCCAAAGTCCCCGCAGCCatgctgtgcagagccctgagctgatAACACAACCCAGAGGACGTGGAGAAGGAGCCTCAGGATCCAGCCCCAGGCGTGACAGGGGAGTGGACAGCAACAGCAGAATGTCCCAGACCTTGAGTttcccaggggcagcagcaggaccgGCTTCTCTAGGGCTTCTGATCTGCTGATAAAGCCTTCTGCTCCAAACACCCCGGCTGCTTTGGCTGGgcttttgcaaagagaaaagcaacaagCAGGCAGCAAATGTGGCAAGCTCTGCACCTTTTCCCAGATAATGTGGAAGCAGGTCTTGGGGAACCCAACGTTCACTCTCGTTTTTACTTATTCGCAAGCCATTCCTTTTCCCCTGTAATATGATTAGGTTGTTTTACAGGGCCTGATTATGGGCCCCTGTTGTGACACTTCCTTGCTGGGTGCAGTAGGAAAGTCCCTGCCCCAAGATTTCACAAGCCAAAATGAGCAGGCTTGGCAGTGGGGTGATTCCACTTTGCAGCTGGGGACCTGGGGCCATGGAAAGGAATTTGGGAAAGAGTTGGGGACTGGCCTTTGATCTTGTACAGCTCAAAGTCAGATCTGGTTTGTCTTCAGGATAAACGATATTATTGTAAATACAGGGGAAAGAGTAGAGATGAAGGAGGGACGTCCTCCTTCAGTGGATGTGCACTCCTGAGGGTGCTGCACATTCCTGAGCACGGGTCCCATGGGGATAAAGTGTTATTTGCGTCTCAGGACAGAGCACGCAGACAGGGTCCCTGGAGGGGAAATCACCAGACCCAGAGGCTGGGGCTCAGATGCTGCTGAGGGGTTACAGAGATGCTGTGAGACATCACAAGAAGAGTGACAGTGAAAACCTCCTGGCTCACAATTTTGTCATTTCCTTCACGGGCAACCGAAGTTTCCCAGCTGTGAAGCCAAatagcttttcttcttcctgtggGGTGGGTTTGCCAGTCATCCAAACCTGACACGGGCTGGAAAACTGCTGAATACGGAACCTGCAACACTCTCTGTCCTGCAGCATCAGTGCAGCTTTTGTGAAGGGTAAGCCTtgcagcctgctgcagctctttggCTGTTTCTACCTCTTCTGGCGCTGAAGAAATTTCAGGAACAGCCCTAATGACTCAGTAAAATGAAGGCCGGGTTTGCTCTGTTTAGTAGTGTCACCATTAAAGAAGGTGTGGGAGGTGAGAGGCAATTCCCAGCACAGAGTCTGGTCGATTAATTGGATGTTTTGAAGTCACAAATTTGTGTTTTGCTGGGCTATTAGTGACACTTGTTGTAAAGAAAAAAGCGAGGAAGTGAGTGGGGTGCCCCACAGGGCGGGAAGGAATGTCAGAGCTGGGGCATTGCTGGACTCCCCGGTGGGGAGGTGACCTGGGGGACACCACAGTGGGGCATTGCTGGATTCCCTCTGTGGGGAGGGGACCTGGGGACACCACACTGGGGCATTGCTGGATTCCCTCTGTGGGGAGGGGACCTGGGGACACCACACTGGGGCATTGCTGGATTCCCTCTGTGGGGAGGGGACCTGGGGACACCACACTGGGGCATTGCTGGACTCTCCTGTGGGAAGGTGACCTGGGGGACACCACGCTCCCCAAGCACCACAGCTTCACCGAGGAAGAGTTTTAGCCGCTTTAGGTCTCGTTTTTTCCACCTGGGCCGACGCGAATATTTTGTGCCCGAGTTGCCTTCCACGCCCTGCCTAAGGGGACTGTCAGGTTCAAGTCACCGTGGCCCGAATTCCCCGCGGGAGAAGGCGAAGAGGCACCTCCTTCCCGCAGCGGGATTTGAATAAGcaggtgagagagagagagagcgagagagcATCGGCCTCCCTCGTTAGGGCGTTTGATAATTGACCAGGCGCTCATTCCTGCGGGAGGGCTCCGTGCCCCAGAGCAGCGCCCGGCTGTCCCGGCCCCGCTGCCACCATGCCCGCccgctgcctgctgctcctgccgctgctcctgcagctgccggCCGCCCTGTGCCAGCAAGGTGAGTGCGGGCACTGCCCCAGCgcgggacacggggacacggggacacggggacacggggacacggggacacggggaaaGGCGGCAGGGTGCGCCCAGCGCCGGGCGAGGGGGACGAGGGACAACTATGGGAGAGCCTCGGGAAAAtacatcccagctcctgcctgagctTTAGCCCTGCCTTCACTTCAGGATGGCTGGGCGCTCGGTGGGGTTGAGGGGTTTTGCTGGAGCCGGGACATTGAGACTTTCTGCCTGTTTTGCTGAAGGCTGGAACTGCCACCTGAGGTTTATCTGAGCTGCTTGCACAGGGATGAACTGCTGTGGTTTACCTCTGGCAGGACTGTGCACCGAGATGAGTAATCTGTTTtcttaaagcctttttttttttttttttttttttttttttctttcttttttctcactCTTATCCTTGAGCAAGTGTTGTTCTGGGTTGCTCCCTGAGCTTTCAGATCCTCCTGTTAATCTGTAATTTTGATCATTGCTGTGAGGAGAGGgagcaaatattttcctcagcAAATTGacctcctcttctcttcccaAAGACTTGACAGAGAAACTTCCTATGCTAGGGTATTATTTTTAGGAAATTCACTGAAGGGCTTCTCTAGTGCTAGAAATAATGAGGAGTAATCAAAACTCATCTGGTGCTGCCGAAGTCCCGGAACATTCCCTCCCCCTTTCTCCTGCTgatgccccagccctgaccGCTCTTCCTGTGTTTGTTTACCAGCTTGCTGAGGATCTAAGAGTCTGGGGTGTCCATTGTCAGCAGGGTTGAAAGTTTTGCTCttgcttggaaagaaaaaaaaaaaaaaaaaaaaaaagcaaccagaAATCCTTTAATGAGGGTTCAGAGCCTGGCACAACTTCCTTAGAGAGTGGAAAAGATAGGCCAGCCAAAGCTTTCCGAACGCTCAGGGAAAAGGTGTAAAAAGGTGTTAAAAAGCAGGCCTGTGTCATCAAAGTAGCTGTTGAGTATGGAGATGGAATTGCACCTAGTGCACAGGGTTGTTTTGGCACCAGATGTGTGGAGACAcatctgccagggctgcagatTCCACATTGCTTAGTTTGGCTTCGGAGATCTTGTTTGTGAGGGAAGAGCCCTTCATTACCATGGGGCAACACCgagaggaggtggcagagccTGAGGGACAGGCTGACCCAGGCGGGGCATCCCCAGTGAAGCACTTTTCCAGGAACTCGGTCCTGTTTCCTGGGGTGAGGCTCATCCTCTCAGCCAgccctcctggcagggcagtgaGCTGTGCTtggtggggctgcagccaggcagtgCCCCCGAGGGCTGGGACCCAAGCAGCCACTCCCTGGATAGATCCTATCAAGCTCTTGCTTCTGGCTGATCTCTATTCCTCCTCTCTTATGCCCGTGCAAGTTTCCCAGTGGGTATTTCAGCCCAATGGAGAGCCATTTGCCGTTCCCTCACCACCCTTATCTCCCCTTGCAGCCAGGCCCTACATGGTCTCTCAAAGCCAGAACCTCTTgattttggtttggtgttttccCTTTTGGCTTTGGATGCTCTGGAATCTGGTGGGAACAGCCACAGGAGTGAGATTTCACTTCCAAAAACACCCAGTACCTCCTGAGCATGGTTGCTCCAAGGAGGTTTGTTACCGCttctcttccccctcctttGCAGGAAGATCACGAGATGGAGATTTGGCAGTTTAAGTCTTTGCTGACTTCATTCCCTGGTTGAACTCCCTTAACCTCAGCAGAAACCTCATGAAGGGCTGGACCTGACCACCCCCCCACTCCAGGCTTGGGCTGGAAACCCTGAGTctggcaggaagaaaaaaccatAACTAATACATAAATGTGGCCAACAGCCAAGGGCAGAGTGAGGGAAGGATGCAAAGAGAGCCAAAATCCATCCAGGAGGCAATAGGTGTGTTtggggctgtgctcacaggGGTGGTGGGCAGGAGCATCCTTGACCACCAGTTGGGCAGGAGGGGACCGACCCCTGCTCTTCCCCACTGTCACCACCCCtggctgccaccagcagcagcctgctgaTACAATGGTATTTAAACACGCTGATACAAGAGGGAATTTCCATCTGAATTCCTCCTGCTTGAGTTTCTGCCCTGGGACCTTGCAGAAACACGACAAATGtctctgtggggagaggggGCTGAgatgctgctcagggctgttctCACAGGCCCTTGCCCAGGAGTGCCACTGCTTTCCAGACTGGCACTGCTGGTGGGTCAGCTAGCCAGGCTGATTTCACttccaagaggaaaaatgagCTCTGTTTTGGGCTCtttgaggttttgttgttgttttatttattattttttaaataaaaatctcttgcagactccaggagctgggggtcTTGCCCAAGGACAGCCCCTTTCCCCGAAATCaaagggagggcaggagagctgtTAGCAGCAGAGTCAATGTGAAGCTGGATGTGGGTTAGGAGCTTACACGTGTGGAGCATGCAGCCTACTCTTACTACTGCTAGTAAAGATTATTTTCTGTTCATAGCAGAGGTTTGTCTCCTGTCAGACAGAGGAAGTGTTCACTGTAAAGTTCTGAGGGAGACCAGGGTatcctctgctcatcctggggcagctcagcctcGCAGGTGTCCCTGGCTGGGTCTGGGTGTCCtgaggctggtgctggggctggcaggtgcCACCCTCCGCCTGCCCATGCAGAGGGACCACGTTATGTgctggggtcagtgctgtgatCAGTGGATGAGGAAAAGCCAGGTCTGAGTAAACAGCAATTAAATCTCAAGGGGATGTGGCTGTATGGACAAGGTGTCCTTTAGTGCTGATGCGACAGCACTTAAGAAGGGGTTTGACTACATCTGTGTGCTCCATTGCCCAAAATCCAGTGGGAGGCAAGGAGCAGCCATCTCAGCAAGGGCTGGGACAAGATTTCCTCCTCTCACTGTCGGCCCTTGCATCCTGCCCACATCCAGGAATGTGTTTCACAGCCTTCCCACCCATGGCTGGATTCCTGCTTAGGTCTGgatagagaaaaacaaacttgtCAGTCTGTTCCATGCCTGGGAGAAATGGGGCTATCCCAGtcagctcccagtgcccaccccagtgctgccttgggccctctgccagccccacctGTTCTTTGTGCTGAGGTTATTCCTCTGATTGCATCAGCATCCAATTTCTGTCATAAATTGTTTGCTGCTCTGGAAACTTGCTGAATGGAAGATTGCATTTTACCAAGATCTGCAATGACAACTTTTTGCTGCGAGAATTACACCCAAATTTTACACTCTTCCTGTAACAGAGTCCTCATTTTACCAGTCAGTATTTGGAAAATATCCCTGGAATAATGTGTGTGGCatctgggcacagagaacaagCAGTTTGCTGAAACCcctctgccttccttccttcgGCAGACATTCTCCATTCCTCCATGTCCCCCATGCCTTTCTCCCCCATCACAGAGTCACCAGCCCCTCAAAGTGCAGGTTTatgcatttgtgtgtgtgtgtcagtgtgtaTGGGGCCCCAAATCTGCAAGGCACCACACTCCGTATACAAACACCAGTGAAAATGCTGTAAATTGTACTTTATTTCATTGCTGTCACCCAGGTAAGCCTCCCTGAATTGACAGCAGTGTGTTCTGCTCAGGTTTACAGGATCAAGCTCTCATCTGGACCTTGCTGAAGCTGGGTGGGAGAAGCTGGGGATGAATTTCTAACAGGTGtcctcttctttccctgcagCCCGAGGCAGCCTGCAGCCGTGGTCACAGGGTGTCATCGCAGTGGTTGTATTTCTAGTCCTGGTGGCCATCGTTTTCGTGGTCAACAGGTTCTGGTGTAAGGATAAAGTGTAAGTGtgggaggctgctctgggtTGGGCTTAGCTGCCTTGGCACATGCCACttccagcagcctctgtgcatgtgccagggctgggaacactgtgcttgctgtgctgggagatggGCCGGGAGAGCAAAGACTCCCTGTCCTCGTTTCCCTGTCCTTTCGTCCCTGTCCTGGTCTCTGATCCCTGTTACTGATTGCCAGGTGTGAGCTTGCACCAGTCAAATGCTGCCATGAgaaagagctgtgctgggcatggCAAAGCCACAGCATCATGGCTGGATTACCTGGTGTccaggggctgtcccagcctggtTTTCTATGGCTTTGGGGGGTGCAGTTCCTGTGTGCCTTATATCTGTGGGATAATAAGCCTGAACCAGCTTTTTTTGCAAAGTAGACAGAGCCAAgtcagagaggagctgggacaaAAAGGAGGTAGCCAAGCAGTGGCAGTACTTTTCACCTGGAGCCCCTGTCACAGGCAAACGTGGTGTCTTTATTCCTCTGAAAAAGTCTCTGTGGGATGGGTTACCTCCTGCCTGATGCTGGCCAAGCGGAgtcacaggctgctgctcctgttcagCTGAGCAAGGCCAGCTGGCTGAGTTACAGTAACCTGATCTTGAACCTGAGCCCAAAGGCAACAGGGGATGAAGACCAAAAACATCCCACGTCTGTTTCCTGGTTCCTCTGCACTGGTGAGGTTGCTTTAGGGTGGATTCCTCTTGTACCTGTACATTCCTGGTGTTTACCCTGATGCTCAGCAGGTCAGCTTTAGCCCCAGAGGCATTTTAAGCAGGTCTGTTTGGGATGCATTCTGGGCCAGTGCATAACACAacgtgtgtgtatgtatatattgATATGGTCTGATTTGCCACTGTAGTCTTTGTTTCCCAAAGAAGAGCCTTTGTCCTCAAACTGAAGGAACCCCCAGCCCACGGAGTGGCAGGCAGGGATGGTgtttcccactgctgcccatGCCTGActgccttttcccagcctggaggCAGAGGATGCTGAGGAGAGCTTGAGGAGGGATGGTGCCTTGTTTTAATTAATCTGGCCTTTCTTCAGAAGAGCAGGAGCGAGGCTCGGCAGCCTGgagccctgccagctctgcgCTGTCACTGTGACAGCAGCTATCAGCCCCAGCCACTGCCTGTTTATACCGGGTTATTCCTTGGAGAAGCCTCGGGAGCTGCCCTTGggcaggtgctggaggaggcagggatgTGCAGGCAGGGTGGACCCGC encodes the following:
- the PDZK1IP1 gene encoding PDZK1-interacting protein 1; the protein is MPARCLLLLPLLLQLPAALCQQARGSLQPWSQGVIAVVVFLVLVAIVFVVNRFWCKDKVENAENVVSVEDKPDAVISNGHEGRYVSAAADFRSKENQHAYENTVEPEEKVITTAM